The Arachis hypogaea cultivar Tifrunner chromosome 14, arahy.Tifrunner.gnm2.J5K5, whole genome shotgun sequence genome has a segment encoding these proteins:
- the LOC112741280 gene encoding E3 ubiquitin-protein ligase UPL5-like codes for MHSQVYYVFLFAASKVDPLHLKYFSFAGRVIALALMHKVQVGIVFDRLFFKQLAGKSVTLEDIQAADPYLYSSCKQILEMDADFIDSDALGLTFVREVDELGHRKVVELCSGGKNLVVNSTNREKYVSLLIQNYFETSISEQVSHFAKGFGDILSNSRQQPFFFKSLELEDLDWMLHGSESTISVEDWKAHTEYNGYKETDCQISWFWEIVGRMPAEQRKILLFFWTSVKYLPVEGFRGLASRLYIYRSMKTEDRLPSSHTCFYRLCFPPYSSKAVMQDRLRIITQEHIGCSFGTW; via the exons ATGCATAGCCAAGTTTACTATGTCTTCTTGTTTGCAGCATCTAAGGTAGATCCTCTGCATCTAAAGTACTTCAGTTTTGCTGGTCGTGTTATTGCATTAGCTTTAATGCATAAGGTGCAAGTGGGTATTGTTTTTGACCGTTTGTTTTTCAAGCAATTGGCTGGAAAGTCTGTTACTTTAGAAGATATACAGGCGGCAGATCCTTACTTGTACAGTAGCTGCAAGCAAATATTGGAGATGGATGCTGATTTCATTGATTCAGATGCTTTAGGACTGACGTTTGTGAGAGAGGTGGATGAATTAGGACACAGGAAAGTGGTTGAACTTTGCTCTGGTGGGAAAAACCTTGTAGTGAATAGTACGAACAGGGAGAAGTATGTTTCTCTTCTCATTCAAAATTATTTTGAGACATCGATATCTGAGCAGGTATCACATTTTGCCAAGGGCTTTGGTGATATCCTTTCTAACTCAAGGCAACAGCCGTTCTTCTTTAAAAGTTTAGAGCTTGAAGACCTTGATTGGATGCTCCATGGGAGCGAAAGTACTATTTCTGTCGAAGATTGGAAGGCTCATACTGAGTATAATGGCTATAAAGAGACTGACTGTCAAATATCTTGGTTTTGGGAG ATTGTTGGTAGAATGCCAGCAGAACAAAGGAAGATTCTTCTGTTCTTTTGGACATCCGTGAAATATCTGCCAGTTGAAGGTTTCCGTGGTTTAGCTTCCCGTTTATACATTTACAGGTCTATGAAAACTGAAGACCGCCTTCCTTCATCGCACACATGCTTTTACAGGCTGTGTTTCCCGCCATATTCATCCAAGGCTGTCATGCAAGATCGCCTTAGAATCATCACTCAAGAACACATCGGTTGCAGTTTCGGTACCTGGTGA